GCGCCATGGCGGCCACGGCCGGGTGCGACCTGTTCATCACCGTCGGCACCTCGGCGCTGGTGTACCCGGCCGCGCAGCTGCCCCAGGTGGCGGCGGAGCAGGGCGCGCGCGTCCTTCAGCTCAACCCGCAACCCACAGCGCTGGACACGATCGCCGACTGGAACCTGCTCGGGCCGGCCGGCACGCTCTTGCCCGCGCTGGTGCACGCGGCCTTCGGCGAGGCGTTTCCGGACACGGCCTGAGGCGGACGCGGCAGCGCGACAGACCTTGTCGCAAAGTCGACAACGCACGCGTTCGCCATTGCCAAGGCGTTGATTTCACTGGGCCGATGCGCTGGTATCGGTCTTGCATCCATGCCAGGCAGGGACACGCCTGTCCGGCGCGCCGTCCGCCTGACGGCCATCCGGGCAGGTCTTTCGCGGCTTCGTCACACCCGGCATTCAAGGTGCACCATGGCTCAACACGGCATTTCACCCAAGTATCGCAGCCTCACCCGGCTGCTCGACTGTCTGTCCGTGCCGCTAACCGGCGGCCAGATGCGCATCGCCGCGCAGTGGCGCGACGACGAACAGGGGCTCGGCCTGGAGCTGCCCGAAGAGCCGCGCCTGTGCGCCTTCGTCCACACCTATGGCCAGGCGGCCGGGCGCTACGGGGTCGAGCTGGGTTTTCCGGAAGCGGCGCTGGCCAGCCTGGCGGGCGTGCCGCTGGTGCAGGAGGACCTGGATCTGGCCCATGTGATCGCCCTGCTCGGCACCCACTTCGACCTGCGCGTGACCGCCTGACCCTCAGACCGGGTGGCGCGCCGGCGGCGGCGAACTCGGCCAGCCGGTCCCCGAGGCGAACTTGGTGGGGTGGGAGAACAGCGGCGTGTGGCAGGTCGCGCACACGAAGGTGCCGGCGCGCTGCTCACGGTTCAGGGGGCTGGTGCCGACTGGATGGCCGCCGACGGTGTGCGGCGTCTCAGCGGGTGCGACGCGGCGCCATGGCGTCGAGCCAGTGGGTGACCACCGAGCGGACCACGGGCACCAGCCGCGGGCCGTGCACCGCCGAGGCGGCCCGCAGCGCGGGGATGTTGATGCCGGCGGCCTTGAGCTCGCCGGTGTGGCCGACGAGCCACTGTTCGATGCGCGCCGGGTCGGCCTCGAGATGGAACTGCAGGGCGAGGCCATGACGGCCGACGCTGAAGGCCTGGTGCGGCGTGTCGGGGGTGGAGGCGAGCAGGGTGGCGCCCTTGGGCAGGTCGAAGGTGTCGCCATGCCAGTGCAGCACCGGCAGGTCGCCGATGGCGGCCAGCGGCGAGGCGCAGCCGGCCTCGGTCAGCTGCAGCGGCGCCCAGCCCAGCTCCTTGCGCGTGCCCGGATAGACGCGGGCGCCCATGGCGGTGGCCATCAGCTGCGCACCCAGGCAGATACCGAGCGTCGGCCGGTGC
The nucleotide sequence above comes from Nitrogeniibacter mangrovi. Encoded proteins:
- a CDS encoding peptide-methionine (R)-S-oxide reductase; its protein translation is MNREQRAGTFVCATCHTPLFSHPTKFASGTGWPSSPPPARHPV
- a CDS encoding glutamine amidotransferase, which encodes MSVAVVLRHLAFEDLGLFEAPLRALGYRIEVLDAGVNVRPERLRAADLLVVCGGPIGAYETELYPFLADEIRVIAQRLAGHRPTLGICLGAQLMATAMGARVYPGTRKELGWAPLQLTEAGCASPLAAIGDLPVLHWHGDTFDLPKGATLLASTPDTPHQAFSVGRHGLALQFHLEADPARIEQWLVGHTGELKAAGINIPALRAASAVHGPRLVPVVRSVVTHWLDAMAPRRTR